The following are encoded together in the Rhizobium tumorigenes genome:
- a CDS encoding histidine phosphatase family protein: MSSAWPEITLVRHGETAWSLSGQHTGRSDIPLTAAGEAAAVKLADRLQGQHFDAVWSSPSMRASNTCALAGFGDRREIKADLAEWDYGAYEGVTTRDILKTSPDWHLFRDGAPEGEAAADVGARADSIIAALRARNDRVLIFSSAHFLRVLSARWIGLPPEGGALLVLDTASISVLGYEHDLGEPVIRRWNQT; this comes from the coding sequence ATGAGCAGTGCATGGCCTGAAATCACCCTGGTGCGGCACGGCGAGACGGCGTGGAGCCTTTCCGGCCAGCATACGGGCCGGTCCGACATTCCGCTGACGGCCGCAGGCGAAGCGGCGGCCGTGAAACTGGCCGACCGGCTGCAGGGCCAGCATTTCGACGCCGTCTGGTCGAGCCCGTCCATGCGCGCTTCAAACACTTGCGCCCTCGCCGGTTTTGGCGACCGGCGGGAGATCAAGGCGGACCTGGCGGAATGGGATTACGGTGCCTATGAAGGGGTGACGACGAGGGACATCCTGAAGACAAGTCCGGACTGGCATCTGTTTCGCGATGGCGCCCCTGAAGGCGAAGCTGCCGCCGATGTCGGTGCGCGCGCAGACAGCATCATTGCCGCACTGAGGGCTCGAAACGACCGCGTGCTGATCTTTTCCAGCGCCCATTTCCTGCGCGTGCTCAGCGCCCGCTGGATCGGCCTGCCGCCAGAAGGCGGCGCGCTGCTTGTTCTCGACACGGCGAGCATCAGCGTGCTCGGGTACGAGCACGACCTCGGGGAACCGGTCATCCGCCGCTGGAACCAGACGTAA
- a CDS encoding methyl-accepting chemotaxis protein, with the protein MKNLRISTQLMMLVTGLMIAFAGVTYYQIQSSAAAIYHERYALLRTQVESGLSILQQYYDREKAGTLTHEQAQAQAFELLSRVRFEPDGYLFGYDDNVVMKIHYDTSKLGLSNKGKPDPKGNMYRDELVKVGNAGGGVVDFYGPKPQQPADAFFRKSAYAKVFMPWHITLATGVYMDDLEAQVRATILETLLVGLAVFVVAIAAALYVIRSISGPLADVRGALNAVADEDVTLAIPHTGLHNEVGMMAKATQSLQQKIRERHTLAELQAAQERQISAERQENARHQQDQADLQARVVATIGESLEQLAKGDLTIRCGDLGASYAGLRNNFNEALSHLEAAMSRVNSKGNDIGVSKEEIRRASNELSQRTERQAASLEETSAALDELTVAVRQTAEGAHEASKRVDTISIEASRSDGVVAQAIGAMSGIEQSSTEIGKIIGVIDEIAFQTNLLALNAGVEAARAGEAGKGFAVVAQEVRELAQRSAAAAKEIKEQIARSSTQVEHGVRLVGDAGEALKRISGQIKAANEIVSKIAHSASEQDTTLRSISTAMNQLDAATQQNAAMAEETTASAETLASDTEELLDLIRGFRIGDGRPTMQQARRAA; encoded by the coding sequence ATGAAGAACCTGCGAATTTCGACCCAGCTGATGATGCTGGTTACCGGCCTGATGATCGCCTTTGCTGGCGTCACCTATTATCAAATCCAAAGTTCTGCGGCAGCCATCTACCACGAGCGCTATGCACTGCTGCGCACGCAGGTCGAGTCCGGGCTGTCAATTCTCCAGCAATATTACGATCGCGAAAAGGCCGGCACGCTGACACACGAGCAGGCGCAGGCGCAGGCATTCGAGCTGCTTTCTCGCGTGCGGTTCGAACCGGACGGATACCTCTTCGGCTATGACGACAATGTCGTCATGAAAATTCACTACGACACCTCAAAGCTTGGGCTTAGCAACAAGGGCAAGCCCGATCCGAAGGGCAACATGTACCGCGACGAACTGGTCAAGGTCGGCAATGCCGGTGGTGGTGTCGTCGATTTCTACGGCCCCAAGCCGCAACAGCCCGCCGATGCATTCTTCCGCAAGAGCGCCTATGCCAAGGTCTTTATGCCATGGCACATCACGCTCGCGACCGGCGTCTACATGGACGACCTGGAAGCGCAGGTAAGGGCGACGATCCTTGAAACGCTGCTGGTCGGCCTTGCGGTCTTCGTAGTCGCTATTGCTGCCGCACTCTATGTCATTCGCAGCATCTCCGGGCCACTGGCCGATGTACGCGGCGCACTGAATGCCGTCGCGGACGAGGACGTTACCCTTGCGATCCCGCACACCGGCCTTCACAACGAAGTCGGCATGATGGCGAAAGCGACACAATCGCTGCAGCAGAAGATTCGCGAGCGGCACACGCTGGCCGAGCTGCAGGCTGCCCAGGAACGACAGATCAGTGCCGAGCGCCAGGAGAACGCTCGCCATCAGCAGGACCAGGCCGACTTACAGGCCCGCGTTGTTGCGACCATCGGCGAATCGCTCGAACAACTGGCGAAGGGCGACTTGACCATCCGCTGCGGCGACCTCGGCGCCAGCTATGCCGGACTGCGCAACAACTTCAACGAAGCCCTGTCGCATCTCGAAGCGGCGATGAGCCGCGTCAACTCCAAGGGCAACGACATCGGCGTCTCGAAAGAAGAGATCCGACGCGCCTCCAACGAATTGTCGCAACGCACGGAACGCCAGGCCGCCAGCCTCGAGGAAACATCGGCAGCTCTCGATGAGTTGACCGTTGCCGTCCGCCAGACTGCGGAAGGCGCCCATGAGGCCAGCAAGCGCGTCGACACCATCAGCATCGAAGCTTCTCGCAGCGATGGCGTCGTGGCACAGGCGATCGGCGCCATGAGCGGCATCGAACAGTCGTCCACGGAAATCGGCAAGATCATCGGAGTCATCGACGAGATCGCCTTCCAGACGAACCTTCTGGCGCTCAATGCCGGTGTCGAGGCTGCCCGCGCCGGTGAGGCCGGCAAGGGCTTTGCCGTTGTCGCACAAGAGGTCCGCGAACTGGCGCAACGCTCAGCGGCCGCCGCCAAGGAAATCAAGGAGCAGATCGCCCGATCCTCGACGCAGGTCGAGCACGGCGTCCGCCTGGTCGGCGACGCCGGCGAGGCGCTGAAGCGCATCTCCGGACAGATCAAGGCGGCCAACGAGATTGTCTCGAAGATCGCCCACAGCGCCTCCGAACAGGACACGACGCTGCGCTCCATTTCCACCGCCATGAACCAGCTCGACGCCGCCACCCAGCAGAACGCAGCCATGGCGGAAGAGACCACGGCTTCGGCCGAAACGCTGGCCAGCGACACCGAGGAGCTGCTCGACCTGATCCGCGGCTTCCGCATCGGCGATGGCCGCCCCACGATGCAGCAGGCCCGCCGCGCCGCCTGA
- a CDS encoding plant virulence effector HPE1-like domain-containing protein has translation MRPTILIAAFVLIGSSAMLIGSSAMASSFLTLDGTTRTSGDSIQAKVCVDCAPIKQEVAKKSYVVPELPVGTQTTVVRQINGEQKVVRTEAWLGGSPVVFISKASPEALAAAGVSPDGIDRSAMTAAIAAATPLAKPLDTSDFQLRLQ, from the coding sequence ATGCGTCCCACGATCCTGATTGCAGCATTCGTTTTGATCGGCAGTTCGGCCATGCTGATCGGCAGCTCCGCGATGGCATCGTCGTTCCTGACGCTCGACGGCACGACGCGCACCAGCGGCGACAGCATCCAGGCTAAGGTCTGCGTCGATTGCGCGCCGATCAAGCAGGAGGTCGCCAAGAAAAGCTATGTGGTTCCCGAACTCCCCGTAGGCACGCAGACGACCGTGGTGCGCCAGATCAACGGCGAGCAAAAGGTCGTCCGCACCGAAGCCTGGCTGGGCGGATCGCCGGTCGTATTCATCAGCAAGGCGTCGCCGGAAGCACTGGCCGCAGCCGGGGTATCGCCTGACGGCATCGATCGCAGTGCGATGACGGCAGCGATCGCCGCAGCCACGCCACTGGCCAAGCCTCTCGACACCTCGGATTTCCAGTTGCGCCTTCAGTAG
- the purD gene encoding phosphoribosylamine--glycine ligase, producing the protein MKVLLIGSGGREHALAWKLAQSPLLTKLYASPGNPGIAEHATLVAVDTEDNDAVAAFCLSEAIDFVVVGPEAPLVAGLADRLRQAGIAVFGPSAAAAQLEGSKGFTKDICARYNIPTGAYQRFDDAGKAKAYILAEGAPIVVKADGLAAGKGVTVAMTLDEAIAAVDDCFDGAFGSAGAEVVVEAFLDGEEASFFCLCDGTHALALATAQDHKRVGDGDTGPNTGGMGAYSPAAVMTTELIERTMKEIIEPTMRGMATSGMPFSGVFFAGLMITAKGPELIEYNVRFGDPECQVLMMRLKSDLLPLLLACANGTLDKVTAEWSDDAALTVVMASKGYPGAYEKNSVIASLPADSDSAKVFHAGTALKDGVLVATGGRVLGVTALGSSVGEAQKRAYSLAEQVVWDNGFSRADIGWRAIEREKA; encoded by the coding sequence ATGAAAGTTCTGTTGATCGGATCGGGCGGACGCGAGCATGCGCTCGCCTGGAAGCTGGCGCAATCGCCGCTGCTGACCAAGCTTTACGCCTCGCCCGGCAATCCCGGCATCGCCGAGCATGCCACGCTCGTTGCCGTCGATACCGAAGACAACGACGCCGTTGCCGCCTTCTGCCTGTCGGAAGCCATCGATTTTGTCGTCGTAGGCCCTGAGGCGCCGCTGGTCGCCGGTCTTGCCGACCGCTTGCGCCAGGCCGGCATCGCCGTCTTCGGCCCCTCTGCCGCCGCCGCCCAGCTCGAGGGTTCCAAGGGTTTCACCAAGGACATCTGCGCCCGCTACAACATTCCGACGGGCGCCTACCAGCGCTTCGACGATGCCGGCAAGGCGAAGGCCTATATTCTCGCCGAGGGCGCGCCTATCGTCGTCAAGGCCGATGGTCTCGCAGCCGGCAAGGGCGTCACCGTCGCCATGACCCTCGACGAGGCGATTGCGGCCGTTGACGACTGTTTCGACGGTGCCTTTGGGTCGGCTGGGGCGGAAGTCGTGGTCGAGGCCTTTCTCGATGGCGAGGAAGCCAGCTTCTTCTGCCTTTGCGATGGCACCCATGCACTGGCGCTCGCCACCGCCCAGGACCACAAGCGCGTCGGCGATGGCGATACCGGCCCGAACACCGGCGGCATGGGCGCCTATTCGCCCGCCGCCGTCATGACGACCGAGCTGATCGAGCGCACGATGAAGGAGATCATCGAGCCGACGATGCGCGGAATGGCGACAAGCGGAATGCCGTTTTCCGGCGTATTTTTTGCCGGCCTGATGATCACCGCAAAGGGGCCGGAACTGATCGAGTACAATGTCCGCTTCGGCGATCCGGAATGCCAGGTGCTGATGATGCGGCTGAAAAGCGATCTTCTGCCGCTGCTGCTCGCCTGCGCCAACGGCACGCTCGACAAGGTGACCGCCGAATGGAGCGACGATGCGGCGTTGACCGTCGTCATGGCCTCGAAGGGGTATCCCGGCGCCTATGAGAAGAACTCCGTCATTGCCTCCCTGCCCGCAGACAGCGACAGTGCGAAGGTGTTTCATGCCGGGACAGCTTTGAAGGACGGTGTGCTAGTGGCGACCGGAGGCCGGGTGCTCGGGGTGACGGCATTGGGCAGCAGCGTCGGCGAGGCTCAGAAGCGCGCCTATTCGCTTGCAGAGCAGGTGGTCTGGGACAACGGCTTCAGCCGCGCCGATATCGGCTGGCGGGCAATCGAGCGCGAAAAGGCCTGA
- a CDS encoding Tex family protein — translation MAADIRSIAAIISAEINARPEQVVSAVGLLDEGSTVPFIARYRKEVTGGLDDGQLRTLAERLVYLRELEARRASISDSITGQGKMTDDLQRKIAGVTTKAELEDLYLPFKQKRRTRAEIARERGLGPLAEAILKDRSREPAQLAEGYVANEVTDVKMALEGARDIIAEGIAENADLLKTLRAHMRQNAQLRAKVVDGKQEAGAKFSDYFDHTERWATAPGHRALAMLRGWNEEMLTLTIEIDADLASPFKPVERMIATAYEIGAQKPGDRWLMEVASWTWRVKLSMSLSLDLMRELRERAEQEAMHVFARNLKDLLLAAPAGARATMGLDPGIRTGVKVAVVDATGKLLDTATVYPFQPRNDVRGTQATLAALIVKHKVELISIGNGTGSRETEKLVSDMLLELPGAKPTKVIVSEAGASIYSASEAAALEFPNLDVTLRGAVSIARRLQDPLAELVKIEPKSIGVGQYQHDVDQQKLSRSLDAVVEDAVNAVGVDLNTASAPLLARVSGLGAAIAESIVRHRDEAGRFETRRDLLKVARLGPRAFEQCAGFLRITGGKEPLDASSVHPEAYGVAKKIVAACGRDLRTLMGDSAALKAVDPRAFVDERFGLPTVRDILAELEKPGRDPRPSFKTAAFAEGVNEISDLKPGMMLEGTVTNVAAFGAFVDIGVHQDGLVHVSQLADRFVKDPHEVVKAGDVVKVRVVDIDAKRKRIALSMRKDAGDDAAPPARENRSGPETRVMPAKQQGNRPAPQAQGSFGAALADALKRK, via the coding sequence ATGGCCGCAGATATCCGCTCCATCGCAGCAATCATTTCCGCCGAGATCAATGCCCGGCCTGAGCAGGTGGTTTCGGCGGTCGGCCTTCTCGACGAGGGCTCAACGGTGCCGTTCATCGCCCGCTACCGCAAGGAAGTGACCGGCGGGCTTGACGACGGGCAGTTGCGGACGCTGGCCGAGCGTCTGGTCTACCTGCGCGAGCTCGAAGCGCGCCGCGCCTCGATCAGCGACAGCATCACCGGCCAGGGCAAGATGACCGACGACCTGCAGCGCAAGATCGCAGGCGTGACCACGAAGGCCGAGCTCGAGGATCTCTACCTGCCGTTCAAGCAGAAGCGCCGCACCCGCGCCGAGATCGCCCGCGAGCGCGGTCTAGGGCCATTGGCGGAGGCAATCCTGAAAGATCGCAGCCGTGAACCCGCGCAGCTTGCCGAAGGCTATGTCGCCAACGAGGTGACCGATGTGAAGATGGCGCTCGAGGGTGCCCGCGACATCATTGCCGAGGGCATCGCCGAAAACGCCGACCTTTTGAAAACCCTGCGTGCGCACATGCGCCAGAATGCCCAGCTGCGCGCCAAGGTCGTCGATGGCAAGCAGGAGGCCGGCGCGAAGTTTTCCGACTATTTCGATCACACCGAGCGCTGGGCAACGGCTCCCGGCCATCGGGCGCTCGCCATGCTGCGCGGCTGGAACGAGGAGATGCTGACGCTGACGATCGAGATCGACGCCGATCTTGCGTCACCCTTCAAGCCGGTCGAGCGGATGATCGCCACGGCCTACGAGATTGGCGCCCAGAAGCCCGGCGACCGCTGGCTGATGGAGGTCGCCAGCTGGACCTGGCGCGTCAAGCTGTCGATGTCGCTGTCGCTCGACCTGATGCGCGAACTGCGCGAGCGGGCCGAGCAGGAGGCGATGCACGTCTTTGCTCGCAATCTCAAGGACCTGCTGCTGGCAGCCCCCGCCGGCGCTCGCGCCACTATGGGTCTCGACCCCGGCATCCGCACGGGCGTCAAGGTCGCCGTCGTCGACGCCACCGGCAAGCTGCTCGACACCGCCACCGTCTATCCGTTCCAGCCGCGCAACGATGTGCGCGGCACCCAGGCGACGCTTGCGGCCCTCATCGTCAAGCACAAGGTCGAGCTGATCTCTATCGGCAACGGCACCGGCAGCCGGGAAACCGAAAAGCTGGTCAGCGACATGCTGCTCGAATTGCCCGGCGCCAAGCCCACCAAGGTCATCGTTTCCGAAGCCGGCGCCTCGATCTATTCGGCATCGGAAGCGGCAGCCCTGGAGTTCCCGAACCTCGACGTGACGTTGCGCGGCGCAGTATCGATTGCCCGGCGGCTGCAGGATCCGCTGGCCGAACTGGTCAAGATCGAGCCGAAATCGATCGGTGTCGGCCAGTACCAGCACGATGTCGACCAGCAGAAGCTGTCGCGCTCGCTGGATGCCGTCGTCGAGGATGCAGTGAATGCCGTCGGTGTCGATCTCAACACGGCCTCGGCGCCGCTGCTTGCCCGCGTTTCAGGCCTTGGTGCGGCCATTGCCGAATCCATCGTCCGCCACCGCGACGAGGCCGGACGTTTCGAAACCCGGCGCGATCTCCTGAAGGTCGCGCGGCTTGGGCCCCGGGCTTTCGAGCAATGTGCCGGCTTCCTGCGCATCACCGGCGGCAAGGAGCCGCTCGATGCTTCCTCTGTGCATCCAGAAGCCTATGGCGTCGCCAAGAAGATCGTTGCCGCCTGCGGTCGCGACCTGCGCACGCTGATGGGCGATAGCGCCGCGCTGAAGGCGGTCGATCCGCGTGCCTTCGTCGATGAGCGCTTCGGCCTGCCGACCGTACGCGACATCTTGGCCGAGCTCGAAAAACCCGGCCGTGACCCGCGCCCGAGTTTCAAGACGGCAGCCTTTGCCGAGGGTGTCAACGAAATCAGCGACCTCAAGCCGGGCATGATGCTGGAGGGCACCGTTACCAACGTCGCGGCCTTCGGCGCCTTCGTCGATATCGGCGTACACCAAGACGGTCTGGTCCACGTATCGCAGCTGGCGGACCGTTTCGTAAAGGATCCTCATGAGGTGGTGAAGGCCGGCGACGTCGTGAAAGTCCGCGTCGTCGACATCGATGCCAAGCGCAAGCGCATCGCCCTCAGCATGCGCAAGGACGCCGGCGATGACGCCGCGCCACCGGCCCGCGAAAACCGCAGCGGTCCCGAAACACGGGTGATGCCGGCAAAGCAGCAGGGCAATCGCCCGGCACCGCAGGCTCAGGGCAGCTTCGGTGCGGCGCTCGCCGATGCGCTCAAGCGAAAATAG
- a CDS encoding SAM-dependent methyltransferase, which translates to MASSLLALVTKIIRKGSLQITLSNGETHLLGDGTGQTVAVRSADREAEDAIATDPTLKLGEMFMEGRFILEQGDIYDFLSLVKLNTTDELFDLKIAMKLIGRIAWQQLKSRLPVNRSKHNVAHHYDLSAKLFDLFLDEDWQYSCAYFEPPGIGLDEAQLAKKRHIAAKLRLEPGQSVLEIGSGWGGMGMYLAESTENVDFTGITLSEEQLKVSRARAAKRGLSDRVRFELQDYRYLSGRKFDRIVSVGMFEHVGIGNYRKFFSKVSELLADDGVMVLHSIGRPRPSFSTNAFIERYIFPGGYIPSLAETTPALEKANLLVKDVEILPMHYAYTLRHWRERFIARKAEAVALYDEKFFRMWEFYLAGSEMAFRWEQLFIFQIQIAKDQFAVPDNRNYIAENEARLKEFEARRAPLEKVVF; encoded by the coding sequence ATGGCGTCGTCACTTCTTGCTCTAGTCACCAAAATTATCCGCAAAGGCTCTCTTCAGATCACGCTCTCCAACGGCGAGACGCATCTGCTCGGCGATGGCACCGGGCAGACCGTCGCGGTGCGCAGTGCGGACCGCGAGGCGGAAGACGCCATCGCCACAGATCCTACGCTGAAGCTCGGCGAAATGTTCATGGAAGGCCGGTTCATCCTCGAACAGGGCGACATCTACGATTTCCTGTCGCTGGTGAAGCTCAACACCACGGACGAGTTGTTCGATCTCAAGATCGCCATGAAGCTGATCGGCCGCATTGCCTGGCAGCAGCTGAAGAGCCGCCTTCCGGTCAACCGCAGCAAGCACAATGTTGCCCACCACTACGATCTCTCGGCCAAGCTTTTCGACCTCTTCCTCGACGAGGACTGGCAGTATTCCTGCGCCTATTTCGAGCCGCCGGGTATCGGTCTCGACGAAGCCCAGCTCGCCAAGAAGCGCCATATTGCCGCCAAGCTACGGCTCGAGCCTGGCCAGTCCGTGCTCGAGATCGGCTCTGGCTGGGGTGGAATGGGCATGTATCTGGCGGAATCGACGGAGAATGTCGATTTCACCGGCATCACACTCAGCGAGGAGCAGTTGAAGGTGTCGCGGGCGCGGGCTGCAAAGCGCGGCCTGTCCGACCGGGTGCGTTTCGAACTGCAGGATTATCGATACCTCAGCGGACGCAAGTTCGACCGGATCGTCTCGGTGGGCATGTTCGAGCATGTCGGGATCGGCAATTACCGCAAGTTCTTCAGCAAGGTCTCCGAGTTGCTCGCCGACGACGGGGTAATGGTGCTGCATTCCATTGGCCGCCCAAGGCCGAGCTTCTCCACCAACGCCTTCATCGAGAGATACATCTTTCCCGGCGGCTATATTCCGTCCCTGGCCGAGACGACGCCGGCTCTGGAAAAGGCCAACCTGCTGGTCAAGGACGTCGAAATCCTGCCGATGCATTACGCCTACACGCTGCGTCACTGGCGAGAGCGTTTCATCGCCCGCAAGGCGGAGGCCGTGGCCCTCTATGACGAGAAATTCTTCCGGATGTGGGAATTCTACCTCGCAGGCTCGGAGATGGCCTTCCGCTGGGAGCAGCTTTTCATCTTCCAGATCCAGATCGCCAAGGACCAGTTCGCCGTTCCCGACAACCGGAACTACATTGCCGAAAACGAAGCCAGGCTGAAGGAATTCGAAGCCCGTCGTGCACCACTGGAGAAGGTTGTGTTCTGA
- a CDS encoding MipA/OmpV family protein — protein MAGAATAGDGRAWWSGDWYVSVGAAGFVGPKFEGAKHNKLQFSPLISLGKQGPAPRFSSRNDNPAFALLDTGTFRAGIVGKFVPSRDSSDGRELRGLKDVKWGAEAGGFVEVYPTDWIRARAEVRQGIRAHNGIVADVAVDAFTDIAPDLRLSGGPRATFATANYFDTYYGVDGKESAASGLDRYNPGGGLKSVGVGGALTWQATKNLSTSSFVEYQRLKGPAADSSLVRERGDKNQLVIGLSATYRFGFTLN, from the coding sequence ATGGCCGGAGCCGCTACGGCTGGCGACGGTCGTGCCTGGTGGTCTGGCGATTGGTATGTCAGCGTCGGCGCTGCCGGCTTCGTCGGTCCCAAGTTCGAGGGCGCCAAGCACAACAAACTCCAGTTCTCGCCATTGATTTCGCTCGGGAAGCAGGGGCCGGCGCCGCGATTCTCCTCGCGCAACGACAATCCTGCCTTTGCGCTGCTCGATACCGGGACATTTCGGGCCGGCATCGTCGGCAAGTTCGTACCGAGCCGGGATTCGAGCGACGGGCGTGAACTGCGCGGGCTGAAGGATGTCAAATGGGGCGCAGAGGCAGGTGGCTTCGTCGAGGTCTACCCGACCGACTGGATCCGCGCCCGTGCCGAAGTGCGCCAGGGTATCCGCGCCCATAACGGCATCGTTGCCGATGTGGCGGTGGACGCCTTCACCGACATTGCTCCCGATCTGCGGCTTTCCGGTGGACCGAGGGCAACCTTCGCGACGGCGAACTATTTCGATACCTATTACGGCGTCGACGGCAAGGAATCGGCGGCCAGCGGCCTCGATCGCTACAATCCCGGCGGCGGCCTCAAATCCGTCGGTGTCGGCGGTGCGCTGACCTGGCAGGCAACCAAGAATTTGAGCACCAGCTCCTTCGTGGAATATCAGCGGCTGAAGGGTCCTGCAGCCGACAGCAGTCTGGTGCGTGAACGCGGCGACAAAAACCAGCTCGTCATCGGCCTGTCCGCCACCTACCGCTTCGGCTTCACGCTGAACTGA
- the ubiA gene encoding 4-hydroxybenzoate octaprenyltransferase, translating to MSNSHDFRDRVADAPSDNFVYKALPPWLWPYAQLARWDRPIGWQLLLWPCFWSVTLAANAALTLGEFVGPLLFYHLILYFIGAVAMRGAGCTFNDLIDHDIDASVARTRSRPLPSGRVSRKQAKIFIALQALVGLFVLLQFNWFCVGLGLLSLGLVAVYPFAKRFTDWPQFFLGLAFSWGALMGWAGIFGSLSLPPILLYIAAILWTIGYDTIYAHQDKEDDELIGVRSTARLFGEKTKIWLVGLYGAAVVLMFLAFALAGAGPIAFLGLVIAGGMFAYQIVVLDIEDAPQCLILFRSNGRVGAIIFAGLLLSMALSTPG from the coding sequence ATGAGCAACAGCCACGATTTCCGCGACCGAGTCGCCGACGCGCCATCCGATAATTTCGTCTACAAGGCCCTGCCGCCGTGGCTGTGGCCCTATGCCCAGCTGGCACGCTGGGACCGGCCGATCGGCTGGCAGCTGCTGCTATGGCCGTGCTTCTGGTCGGTGACTTTGGCCGCCAATGCCGCCCTGACGCTGGGCGAGTTCGTCGGTCCGCTGCTGTTCTACCATCTCATCCTCTATTTCATCGGCGCGGTGGCGATGCGCGGTGCCGGCTGCACGTTCAACGATCTCATCGATCACGATATCGATGCTTCCGTGGCGCGCACCCGCTCGCGGCCTTTGCCGTCAGGCCGTGTTAGCCGCAAGCAGGCAAAGATATTCATTGCATTGCAGGCTCTCGTCGGACTGTTCGTTCTTTTGCAGTTCAACTGGTTCTGCGTAGGCCTCGGCTTGCTGTCGCTGGGACTGGTGGCGGTGTACCCCTTTGCCAAGCGCTTTACCGACTGGCCGCAGTTCTTCCTCGGGCTTGCCTTTTCCTGGGGTGCGCTGATGGGCTGGGCCGGCATCTTCGGTAGCCTGTCGCTGCCGCCGATCCTGCTCTACATCGCCGCTATTCTCTGGACCATCGGCTACGACACCATCTACGCCCATCAGGACAAGGAGGACGACGAACTGATCGGCGTCCGCTCGACGGCGCGGCTGTTCGGCGAAAAGACGAAGATATGGCTCGTGGGCCTCTATGGCGCGGCAGTGGTGCTGATGTTCCTTGCCTTCGCGCTGGCCGGCGCCGGTCCCATCGCATTTCTCGGCCTTGTCATCGCCGGCGGCATGTTCGCCTACCAGATCGTCGTCCTCGATATCGAAGACGCGCCGCAGTGCCTGATCCTGTTCCGCTCGAACGGCAGGGTCGGCGCCATCATCTTTGCCGGCTTGCTGTTGTCCATGGCGCTTTCCACCCCCGGATGA
- a CDS encoding DUF6101 family protein codes for MTNTVLKPVWAGTTLRLDPNRFPQHVSYAMRGATGDVTITIDSRGAVLRKVLPSSGLPLSIALPKRAFKGVAARAIDHGDGEVTVTLELHHDDPDLCIPLLVAHDLSDIAADWRTWSEAFNIPMMMVEADGVARLLEDHLGGVRTNETQPRRRHSFFADRRPRFLVRRISGKMGVTLKIAGREIIARD; via the coding sequence ATGACCAATACCGTCCTGAAGCCTGTCTGGGCCGGAACGACACTGCGGCTCGATCCAAACCGCTTTCCGCAGCATGTCAGCTACGCCATGCGCGGTGCTACCGGCGACGTGACGATCACCATCGACTCCCGCGGCGCCGTGCTGCGCAAGGTTCTGCCATCGAGCGGATTGCCCCTGTCGATTGCCCTGCCGAAGCGCGCCTTCAAGGGCGTTGCTGCCCGGGCCATCGACCATGGCGACGGCGAAGTGACCGTGACGCTCGAACTGCACCATGACGATCCGGATCTCTGCATCCCGCTGCTCGTCGCCCATGATCTCAGCGACATCGCTGCCGACTGGCGCACCTGGTCCGAAGCCTTCAATATTCCGATGATGATGGTCGAAGCGGATGGCGTCGCTCGCCTGCTCGAAGATCATCTCGGCGGTGTGCGTACCAACGAAACGCAGCCGCGCCGCCGCCATTCGTTCTTTGCCGACAGACGCCCCCGTTTCCTGGTTCGTCGCATATCGGGCAAGATGGGCGTCACTCTCAAGATCGCTGGTCGCGAGATCATCGCCCGCGACTGA